One genomic region from Candidatus Methylomirabilota bacterium encodes:
- a CDS encoding enoyl-CoA hydratase-related protein encodes MSELLYEVKDRIATITLNRPDKLNAFTGPMVDAWAASLGEAQRDDRVHVVVVTGSGRAFCAGGDVGRMGEGKPSGLDHKNQLWEHIHRIPKTLEAMDKPVIAMVNGLAVGAGMGMCLMCDVRIASEEARFSTGYVKVGLVPGDGDTYFLPRLVGVAKALELLWTADFVEAAEALRLGIVNRVVPAAQLRDATCALAEQIASGPQIPVRMIKRLVYQSLRLDLRTHLDLVSSHMAIVRETADHAEGVAAFKEKRAPKFQGR; translated from the coding sequence ATGAGTGAGCTGCTCTACGAGGTGAAGGACCGGATCGCCACCATCACCTTGAACCGTCCCGACAAGCTCAACGCCTTCACGGGGCCGATGGTCGACGCCTGGGCCGCCTCCCTGGGCGAAGCCCAGCGGGACGACCGCGTCCACGTGGTCGTCGTCACCGGAAGCGGCCGCGCCTTCTGCGCCGGCGGCGACGTGGGGCGCATGGGCGAGGGCAAGCCCAGCGGGCTCGACCACAAGAACCAGCTCTGGGAGCACATCCACCGGATCCCCAAGACGCTGGAGGCCATGGACAAGCCGGTGATCGCGATGGTCAACGGCCTGGCGGTGGGGGCGGGCATGGGGATGTGCCTCATGTGCGACGTGCGCATCGCCTCCGAGGAGGCGCGCTTTTCGACGGGCTACGTGAAGGTGGGGCTGGTCCCCGGCGACGGCGACACCTACTTCCTGCCGCGCCTGGTGGGCGTCGCCAAGGCGCTGGAGCTCTTGTGGACGGCGGACTTCGTCGAGGCGGCCGAGGCGCTCCGCTTGGGGATCGTCAACCGCGTGGTCCCCGCCGCCCAGCTCAGGGACGCCACCTGCGCGCTGGCCGAACAAATCGCGAGCGGGCCCCAGATCCCCGTCCGCATGATCAAGCGGCTGGTCTATCAGAGCCTGCGGCTCGACCTCCGCACGCACCTCGACCTCGTGTCGTCCCACATGGCGATCGTCCGTGAGACGGCCGACCACGCCGAGGGCGTCGCCGCCTTCAAGGAGAAGCGCGCGCCGAAGTTCCAGGGGCGGTGA
- a CDS encoding glucose 1-dehydrogenase — translation MRLAGKVAIVTGGGSGIGRGIALAMAREGADVAISDIQVLNAEKVASEIKALGRRVAAMKTDVTSAADAKAMIDRTRETLGKIDVLVNNAGAAASPGMPFTNNTEEDWDRAFAVNTKSVFLTCKAIAPYLIERKSGRIINIASIAGPIAALTMPPYSVAKMGVITFTRIVAKELAPYGVTVNAICPGVLYTAFWEKLAAHIATTNPAFAGMTPRQVFERRVADLVPMKREQTPDDIAWAAVFLASDEARNITGQALNVDGGVVMH, via the coding sequence ATGCGGCTGGCGGGCAAAGTCGCGATCGTAACGGGTGGGGGCAGCGGCATCGGACGTGGGATCGCCCTGGCCATGGCCCGCGAGGGCGCGGACGTCGCCATTTCCGACATCCAGGTCCTGAACGCCGAAAAGGTGGCGTCCGAGATCAAGGCGTTAGGGCGGCGGGTGGCCGCCATGAAGACGGACGTGACGAGCGCCGCCGACGCCAAAGCCATGATCGACCGCACGCGGGAGACCCTCGGCAAGATCGACGTCCTCGTCAACAACGCCGGCGCGGCGGCCTCTCCCGGGATGCCCTTCACCAACAACACCGAGGAGGATTGGGACCGCGCGTTCGCGGTGAACACCAAGTCGGTGTTTCTCACCTGCAAGGCGATCGCGCCGTACCTGATCGAGCGGAAGAGCGGGCGCATCATCAACATCGCGTCCATCGCCGGCCCCATCGCCGCGCTCACGATGCCGCCGTACAGCGTGGCCAAGATGGGCGTCATCACGTTTACCAGGATCGTCGCCAAGGAGCTGGCGCCCTACGGCGTCACCGTGAACGCGATCTGCCCGGGGGTGCTCTACACCGCGTTCTGGGAGAAGCTGGCCGCGCACATCGCCACGACCAACCCGGCCTTCGCGGGAATGACGCCCCGCCAGGTGTTCGAAAGGCGCGTGGCCGACCTCGTGCCCATGAAGCGCGAGCAGACTCCCGACGACATCGCCTGGGCCGCGGTCTTCCTGGCCTCCGACGAGGCGCGGAACATCACCGGGCAGGCTCTCAACGTCGACGGCGGGGTGGTGATGCACTGA
- a CDS encoding IlvD/Edd family dehydratase, with translation MTTQHLRSRNWFGRRDLDGFVHRSWLKTEGFSDLVFDGRPVVGIANSWSELTNCNAHLRQVADAVKRGVWSAGGFPLEFPTISLGEVLMKPTTMLFRNLMAMDVEECIRAYPLDAVVLLSGCDKTTPAMLMGAASADIPALMVTGGPMLRGKWRMEELGSGTDVWRLWAERRAGRLTDEELCEAESCMSRSAGHCMVMGTASTMASMAEALGMTLPGNAAIPAPDSRRLALAELSGRRAVALALAGGPKPSEIMTAMAFDNAIRADMAIGGSTNAIIHLVAIAGRLGVRLPLSRFDELSKTTPLLANLRPSGKYLMEDFFYAGGLPAVLKELLPLLHGDALTVNSASMADNVREAQCYNEDVIRPLAMPLGSEGGTVILSGNLCPDGAVLKQSAASPHLLTHRGKAVVFEDHDDLHRRIDDPALSIDDASVLVLKHAGPKGAPGMPEWGAAPIPARLLKKGLKDMVRISDARMSGTSYGTVVLHVAPESAIGGPLALVREGDEIELNVPKRTLTLRVGDEELARRQAAWKPRPPHFTRGYGRLFLDHVLQANEGCDFDFLRGRTPARAEDTAGPSHS, from the coding sequence ATGACAACACAGCATCTCCGCAGCCGCAACTGGTTCGGGCGACGGGACCTGGACGGGTTCGTCCATCGCTCGTGGCTCAAGACCGAGGGGTTCAGCGATCTCGTCTTCGACGGCCGTCCGGTGGTCGGCATCGCCAACTCCTGGTCCGAGCTGACCAACTGCAACGCCCATCTGCGCCAGGTCGCCGACGCGGTCAAGCGCGGCGTGTGGTCCGCCGGCGGCTTCCCGCTCGAGTTCCCGACGATCTCGCTCGGGGAAGTGCTGATGAAGCCCACCACGATGCTCTTCCGCAACTTGATGGCGATGGACGTCGAGGAGTGCATCCGCGCCTATCCGCTGGACGCGGTCGTGCTGCTCTCGGGCTGCGACAAGACCACCCCCGCCATGCTCATGGGCGCGGCCTCGGCGGACATCCCTGCGCTCATGGTCACCGGCGGCCCGATGCTCCGGGGCAAGTGGCGCATGGAGGAGCTGGGCTCGGGCACCGACGTCTGGCGCCTGTGGGCGGAGCGCCGGGCCGGACGTCTCACGGACGAGGAGCTGTGCGAGGCGGAATCCTGCATGTCCCGCTCGGCCGGTCACTGCATGGTCATGGGCACGGCGTCCACGATGGCCTCGATGGCGGAGGCGCTGGGCATGACCCTGCCGGGCAACGCCGCCATTCCCGCGCCGGACTCGCGGCGCCTGGCGCTGGCCGAGCTGTCCGGCCGCCGCGCGGTCGCGCTGGCGCTGGCCGGCGGTCCCAAGCCCTCCGAGATCATGACGGCGATGGCGTTCGACAACGCCATCCGCGCCGACATGGCCATCGGCGGCTCCACCAACGCCATCATCCACCTGGTGGCGATCGCCGGCCGGCTGGGCGTGCGGCTCCCGCTCTCCCGCTTCGACGAACTGTCCAAGACCACGCCCCTCCTGGCCAACCTGCGCCCGTCGGGGAAATATCTGATGGAGGACTTCTTCTACGCCGGCGGGCTGCCGGCGGTGCTCAAGGAGCTGTTACCGCTACTCCACGGCGACGCGCTCACCGTGAACAGCGCCTCGATGGCCGACAACGTCCGCGAGGCGCAGTGCTACAACGAAGACGTCATCCGTCCGCTCGCGATGCCACTGGGGTCCGAGGGCGGAACCGTGATCCTCTCCGGCAACCTCTGCCCCGACGGCGCCGTGCTCAAGCAGTCGGCGGCCTCGCCGCACCTGCTCACCCATCGGGGGAAGGCGGTCGTCTTCGAGGACCACGACGATCTGCACCGGCGGATCGACGACCCCGCGTTGTCGATCGACGACGCGTCCGTGCTCGTCCTCAAGCACGCCGGCCCCAAGGGGGCTCCCGGCATGCCGGAATGGGGCGCGGCCCCGATTCCGGCGCGCCTGCTGAAGAAGGGCCTCAAGGACATGGTGCGGATCTCCGACGCGCGGATGAGCGGGACGTCGTACGGCACGGTGGTGCTCCACGTGGCGCCGGAGTCGGCCATCGGGGGTCCCCTGGCGCTCGTACGCGAGGGCGACGAGATCGAGCTGAACGTGCCGAAGCGCACGCTGACGCTCCGCGTGGGCGATGAGGAGCTGGCCCGTCGCCAGGCGGCCTGGAAGCCGCGGCCGCCCCACTTCACCCGCGGCTACGGCCGGCTCTTCCTCGATCACGTGCTGCAAGCCAACGAGGGCTGCGACTTCGACTTCCTGCGTGGCCGGACGCCGGCGCGCGCCGAGGACACCGCCGGCCCTTCGCACTCCTGA
- a CDS encoding acyl-CoA dehydrogenase family protein: MDFDFTPEQEAFRKEVQRWLEQNLPDDLRGRAFAASRADREEVRKLRGWQKRMYEAGYVGMDWPREFGGRGATLVEQVILYQELARAESPQFVNRGGLSMLGPTLMKHGTPAQQKRFLPGILTADEIWCQGFSEPNAGSDLANLQTRAALVDDHFVVNGQKVWTSMAHVADWCFLLVRTDPAAPKHKGITFLLVDMKSPGITVRPLRQITGEAEFNEVFFDTVRVPVDHLVGKPNEGWSVALTTLAYERDLLTFIRHISLRNAVHRLVKLAGERGRARDPVVRQKIANIWIGEQALQLNAYRSLTNILRGGQPGPEGSTSKLFWSQVDQELAQVAAEVIGPYAQVAHGSAWAPDEGQWEFYALLAQASGIRAGTSEILRNILGERVLGLPKD; this comes from the coding sequence ATGGATTTCGATTTCACGCCCGAGCAGGAGGCATTCCGCAAGGAGGTCCAGCGGTGGCTGGAGCAGAACCTGCCAGACGACCTGCGCGGTCGCGCCTTCGCCGCCTCCCGGGCCGACCGCGAAGAGGTCCGAAAGCTCCGGGGCTGGCAGAAGCGGATGTACGAGGCCGGTTACGTCGGCATGGACTGGCCGCGCGAGTTCGGGGGCCGCGGCGCCACCCTGGTCGAGCAGGTCATCCTCTACCAGGAGCTGGCGCGCGCGGAATCGCCGCAGTTCGTCAACCGCGGCGGCCTCTCGATGCTGGGGCCGACCCTCATGAAGCACGGCACGCCGGCCCAGCAGAAGCGCTTCCTTCCCGGGATCCTCACCGCCGACGAGATCTGGTGTCAGGGATTCTCCGAGCCCAACGCGGGCTCGGATCTCGCCAATCTCCAGACGCGCGCCGCGCTCGTGGACGATCACTTCGTCGTCAACGGCCAGAAGGTGTGGACGAGCATGGCCCACGTCGCCGACTGGTGCTTCCTGCTGGTCCGCACCGATCCCGCGGCCCCCAAGCACAAGGGCATCACCTTCCTGCTGGTCGACATGAAATCGCCCGGCATCACGGTCCGGCCCCTCCGCCAGATCACGGGCGAGGCGGAGTTCAACGAGGTCTTCTTCGACACCGTCCGGGTGCCCGTGGACCACCTCGTGGGCAAGCCGAACGAGGGGTGGAGCGTCGCCCTCACGACGCTGGCCTACGAGCGCGACCTCTTGACCTTCATCCGGCACATCTCGCTGCGCAACGCGGTGCACCGCCTGGTCAAGCTCGCGGGGGAGCGCGGACGGGCCCGCGATCCGGTCGTGCGGCAGAAGATCGCCAACATCTGGATCGGCGAGCAGGCGCTCCAGCTCAACGCCTATCGGAGCCTCACGAACATTCTCCGGGGCGGTCAGCCGGGGCCCGAAGGCTCGACCTCCAAGCTCTTCTGGAGCCAGGTGGACCAGGAGCTGGCGCAGGTCGCCGCCGAGGTGATCGGCCCATATGCACAGGTCGCCCACGGCTCGGCGTGGGCGCCGGACGAGGGCCAGTGGGAGTTCTATGCGCTGCTCGCCCAGGCCAGCGGGATCCGCGCGGGAACGTCGGAAATATTGAGAAACATCCTGGGGGAGCGCGTGCTCGGGCTGCCCAAAGACTGA
- a CDS encoding DJ-1/PfpI family protein, translated as MPIKRIAFLVFPRLTLLDFIGGYDALRRVATMGVDPAVTHRVIGTDAEIGDETGLLIRPDAVYEDLAAFDLLYVPGGFGTRALVNDARLIDYLKSWGTERPLASVCTGALLLGKAGYLAGRRATTHHRAYDLLRPYCREVVSDRRIVDEGQVVTAGGVASALDLGLYLVERFWGTSAREEIAAQMEYRGYSAV; from the coding sequence ATGCCCATCAAGCGCATCGCGTTCCTCGTGTTCCCGCGCCTGACCCTCCTCGACTTCATCGGCGGCTACGACGCCCTGCGACGCGTGGCCACCATGGGGGTCGATCCCGCCGTGACCCACCGAGTCATCGGGACGGACGCCGAGATCGGGGACGAGACCGGGCTCCTGATCAGGCCCGACGCGGTCTACGAGGACCTGGCCGCCTTCGACCTCCTCTACGTCCCGGGCGGCTTCGGCACGCGCGCGCTCGTCAACGACGCGCGCCTGATCGATTATCTGAAATCGTGGGGGACCGAGCGCCCGTTGGCGTCGGTCTGCACGGGCGCGCTGCTGCTCGGCAAGGCCGGCTATCTGGCCGGCCGGCGGGCGACCACGCACCACCGGGCCTACGACCTTCTCCGACCCTACTGTCGCGAGGTCGTCAGCGACCGGCGCATCGTCGACGAGGGCCAGGTGGTCACCGCGGGGGGCGTGGCCTCCGCGCTCGACCTCGGGCTCTACCTGGTCGAGAGGTTCTGGGGCACCTCCGCCCGGGAGGAGATCGCCGCCCAGATGGAGTACCGCGGCTACTCGGCGGTGTGA